GAATTGCATCAttagatttctaaaaaatagACTTTTTGCCAAATAAATACTACTGTGTTGcgtttcagaattataggatcgctattctgttccaatcaaaaagtctcaatttgttggacagtgaaatttcttaaacgtgtattttgaagtctctcagcgggagctaggttttgattttagacccagaGTTTCTTGGagacattttcttaaaatttttcgtagattacgtagattattaatttgtttttatttattgtaaaactttataaaaaaaatacacttccCACAAATATAGGTAATACATATTCGAATTCATGGAACAATAATTACTAAGAACATTTTGAGATAATTCAACTAGTCATCATTTTGCGAGTACGAGGGATATAAAGGCCGAAAACCAATATGGCGATTGTGCTCATTTCTATCAGTATCTATAAAGGGAGAACTACTGCGTGTAGCCTCTTCGAATGAGGGAGGGCCTATTAAAAAAAaggagaaataaatattttattttaaaagccaTACATCGAATTTTGAAAGTAACACTTACCCAATTCCTGATAACTTGGTGGCAAATTATTGCCTCTTTGGTCATCCAGAGGTAGTTGGGATGCTGAGGGTGCCACTGTAATAAGGCGATCATTTTCCGCAGCTACTGCCGTTACCATAATCCGTCTCAGTGGCACGTTACCAATAAATATTGGTACACTCATACTATTGTCCGAAGTACAACCCGCCGTATTTAAGATCACCTTTAATGTATAACTTACACTTATAATACTCTCAGACTCGGTGGTGGGAGGTGTAGAGACTATACGGAAATTTCCATCATAAATACGACCGGTCAAACGTAAACAGCGGATACGATATGAGTTCTtatataaattggttttatcTTCGCGTGTCTTGTGATGTGGTGTGCTGGCAGTAAAGATTATTGTCCGATTAAATTCGATGGTGTAGCCTTCAATATCGTCCATTGATTGATTTTGAACATAGAGTGAGTACTTGACTCTCTGGCCGATAGCATAGCCACTGAATGGGATTGTAAGCGTGGTATTAACTTTACCATTtaaaaaacaccaacaacatGATCTAAAAATATTCTCACTTTCAATGGGAATCTAtgtggaaaaaaatatgaaaatgatttcgtttaaaagataaaagcaaaaatgttaacaatttaATTCTTAATTTCTCTACTCACCCTGAAAGCTGGATTTAAATTTAGATCCAGCAATTTAAGTACAGTCAACGGTTTACTAAACTCATTATGGAAACGAGACGGCCTAGTGAGTTTCAACATCAGTTCGTAGCGTATGTGACCGTGACGACCTTCACAAGAGGTTGGACAACTGAGTGGTAGAAGTATTTGAAATGTATATGTATGAGTTCCTGCCGGCAGAGTTCCCTCACCACATACGGTTGTGGTTTTGTAATAGTACAACTCATTGCCTTTAAACTGAATCGAGTTATTTGTGTATCTACCATCTGATTTTCTATACCTTTCCGTTTCAGTCCAACTTACTTTGCCCTCTCCTCGGAGAATAATCAGTATATCTGAAATTGGAGATATAAATAAAGGTTTCAGTTAGAGTCCGACCGATAATTCGGTTTCGTTGGGCATAATGTGAAATTCTAGAAATCACTTCTTCTGTATTCCGCGATCGCATGTAATGCATATTCGTGATTTTTTAGCATTTAACCGATATTCATTTATAAATGCATGTTCCCTAATGGGATCATTACACGCTGATGAGTCTTTTCTTCTTTGTGTATAAAAAGTATATTCGAAAATTCAAGCAAGATTTGAATTTCCCGCAATTTGTGCACAAAAGtgctgaaaataataaaatagtttgGTTGGGATTTCGAACTGGGCCATACTTATTCGTAAATGAGAGTGGTCAAGTAGTGGCTGTAACTGCTGCTCGATATCTCGACATTATAATAATGTTCTTAAACAATATAtctatcaatataaataaaaatcaaatgtcgttcatTGGTAATCGCATCACTTGAGAATGGCTACACCTTCGTCATAACATTGGTTTTTaaggaaagaaaaattaaccacgcccactttttcgcCTGAACCGATTTgtctaatttttttggaatatttgtaAGTAATAGTTCATAAAAGTTTTTTacggaaacaaaaattttccacgcccacttttttaaATCCTCGAGTAACTTCATGCTCAAGTTTAACTGTCTACGCAAATTAGTCATGACAGCTCCCAATCGTCCGATGCACGAcgcatttaatcaagagttgATACGCAAAAAACTATATGAATGCGATGTTTTGAGGGAATCAATTCGAACGAACGTTTCACTGTTGAATCGACAACAAAAGTATCTTATGAAAGTTGAGAGCGAGGGAACTGGAgggatgtgttttttttttgatgtgtTATATTGAGGAATAGCAGCTACATTGTCGGAAGGCGGTCGAACTGCTCAATCAGCACTCAAGTTGTCATTGAATATGCAAATCAAAAAATCGAACGTACAACATTTCCAAGAACACTACGATGAACAAAGTTTGGCAGCAACGCAAACTGATAGTTTGGGATAAGTGTACAATGGCGCACAAAAAGTCTTTGGAAGCATTAGACAAATCGTAGCAAGATGATTCTATTGGCAGGTGATTTTCGGCAAACATTGCCAATGATTCCACGGTCTACGCCAGCCGCTGAACTTAATACATGATTAAAGTCGTCCGATTTGTGGAAACACTTCAATTAATCCAAACTGACTACGAACATACGTGTCGAGCGGAAGAACGATCATTTTGGAGAAGTTTTTTCAAATCAATTGCTGGACATTTGCAACGGCAAAATCCCTGTTGACATTTCGACCAGCAGTATTCAATTTCACGTAGCTTTCTGCCAGTTTACCGAATAAAAATTCGAACACATCCGCAAAAAATTggacaaaattacaaaaataatgatTGGTTGAGCGAAAACATTGATGtggagtaatttaattttaagattcaaagtgaaattgctATCGAATTGAGGACATACAAATCGGTGGATTCCGTTACTTCACATCATCTTAGGAAACGAGTTTTTAAACACACTGCAATTATTCGAATAGCCATCACATAATCTCCAACTGAAAGTCGGATCAAGCATAATAATACGAAGTATAAACCAACCACATATTTTTAATGGCTTTCGGCTTGCGATGTAAAACCTGATGAACACCGTTATCGAAAGTACAAAGGAGAAGAAGTTTTAATAccacacagatcagtaattagTGTCCAAAAATCATAGTACTGGATTTTGTAaatatcgatccataattggaaatagctcccatataaggtccactgcCGAGAATCACAATAATACCCACAGAACtcttgaaaatattattattgagATGAAACACAACCATAATAGGCTTTAGGCCTTACGTTACAATATTTTATGACGATcgggctcccatataaggcccacattCGAAAAAACACACGAAGGCATATTAACGTCGATgtcgataaaaaatttaagagaaattaTTTTCAAGTAGGCAGAAATCATACTGCTGTATTAATGTTTTGAATAACCGCT
The nucleotide sequence above comes from Calliphora vicina chromosome 1, idCalVici1.1, whole genome shotgun sequence. Encoded proteins:
- the LOC135949020 gene encoding arrestin domain-containing protein 3-like encodes the protein MPSTCEFQLNNPNAVYKSGDTVSGEIVLNTSAPKDIRDILIILRGEGKVSWTETERYRKSDGRYTNNSIQFKGNELYYYKTTTVCGEGTLPAGTHTYTFQILLPLSCPTSCEGRHGHIRYELMLKLTRPSRFHNEFSKPLTVLKLLDLNLNPAFRIPIESENIFRSCCWCFLNGKVNTTLTIPFSGYAIGQRVKYSLYVQNQSMDDIEGYTIEFNRTIIFTASTPHHKTREDKTNLYKNSYRIRCLRLTGRIYDGNFRIVSTPPTTESESIISVSYTLKVILNTAGCTSDNSMSVPIFIGNVPLRRIMVTAVAAENDRLITVAPSASQLPLDDQRGNNLPPSYQELGPPSFEEATRSSSPFIDTDRNEHNRHIGFRPLYPSYSQNDD